The genomic stretch TGTTCACACATCTCTCCCTGCAATGAAATGATAGAGAAATCCTCTAGTTACATTCTAGACACTTAAATGCTTTTCTAGGAGCTTTAATAGAAATCAGATACTTTGGACAATGTTATTAAAGGATGAATGTTTGTCTGGTGGTGGTGCCTGGGAAAGTGTAGAATTTTAGCTGATTACaattttcagtaatttttttctatttgaaggatcaaagcagcaaaagaaaagaaaactcaaAGACATGGGCATGCTTGCTGCTGCAGAAGAGGTAAATCTGATCAGTATACATAATTAAGAAAAAATGCTTGATCTCACATTTTGCCTGAATATATTTTCCATAAAGAAAATACTAATATTTGTCTCTCTTTAAAGTTTGGCACTCTTCTGGATGAAAATGTTAAGTCCCAGTTTGACAACATTGGTATGAATGCAATGGCTAACAAAGATAATGCAAGTAAGTGCAGTTACATGTTCTATAAACAAACTATACCCTTACGCTATTTGAATAGGTACCTATGCACAATCCTTAAgacaattttaagaaaaaatgtcattgcttagttatttttaaaaattagtgtattccattttaaaatgttaaatccaCAAAAAATAATTCAGCCACTGCTCCAGTATAACTTTATGTAGATACATGAGGTATATAATACAACTGTACTTGTTTAAGGACTCTCGCCCTAGTCTAGATTTAATTGTACTTAGTCACAGCACGTGCAGCTTTTGACTTGCATCATTAAATACCTAATTCTAAATTATGTAATTTAACTTTCTCCCTGATGGGAATTTTTCTGATATAAAAGTTGATGTAACCAAGGTTTAGCCAAACACACCACTCCCCAGCTTTGGTGTATATGAAGCAAAAACAGTTTTCCCCCACAAATCTAAATCTGTAAATATCTACTTTTCAAGGTGGGATTAATCAAATAGATAAAGCACTAATTATACTCATTTCTCTGGTCTAAAAAAATTGATGGCTGCCATCCTAAACATTGAGTGTTAATGCAAACTATAACACAGGATCCATGAAAGCAACTCTAAAATTTGTGCCTTTGAAACAGGCCCAAAAGGTTTCAAGTATAATAGTTTTTGCATAATGGAAAAATTTGAGGTGAAAAATCCAATAGTTCACACTTTATTGGTGTTTTATGAATTTAGGGGTAGATTATTCAAATTCCAAACAGTGTTCAAAGGATACATCAGTTATCCACCACCTCTTATTTGTCatgttcctcctcttcccttgTAGGTATCAAACAGCTCAAGTGGGAAGCAGAGCGTGACAACTGGCTTCACAacagagatgtgaaaaatattatcaagaagaaaaaacagttcaaACACAAAGGcctgaaaaataaacacaaaggcAAAAAGTCAAGAAAATGAATCAGACATTCGTTTTACACTGCTTCCGTTTTTACTTACTTCTAATTTTTGCCACTTAGCCATTTCAGTCGGTCGTTCTCCCTTATTCCATAAACTCCAGCCCATTCATTGCTTTTGTAATAaactgaaaatatataaaaaaagcaTCAGTGTCATCTGTTTCTCTTATGTGCATCTGAATTTCTAGGTCTAATTTTATTGGATTTGTATTCATCTGATTCTGAGTAGGAAAAAAATCACTAGAATTGTCTCTAGCTAAACATACATTTTACAACCTCTGCATTTCTGAAAAACATTTAGCAACAATGCAAAGCTAGAAGATAATTCTCTGTCAaaaagacatagaatcatagaatatcagggttggaagggacctcaggaggtcatctagtccaaccccctgctcaaagcaggaccagtccccaattaaatcatcccagccagggctttgtcaagcctgaccttaaaaacgtctaaggaaggaaattctaccacctccctaggtaacgcattccagtgtttcatacAAGTTTTATGAAGTGTTTTCTTTTAGTTGGCAAGAAGTGACTTACCCTCCAGAATGGATGGAAATCTCCTGTTCATTGTATGCCTAAAATCTGGTAAGggaataagaaaaaaattaactatTCTCAACGAACAGTTGCACCAATGGAATGCATGTTTCTGTATTCTAAAGGTAACTTAGTCTTTAGTTAGATACTAACTAGTAGTGTGtaatttaatttcatttagtaTTTTTCAGTGTTAGTCAAACACCACATTTGAGCTACTTTTATTTACAAATTTAGACACTTTTCTTGCCCATTCACTAGTGGGGATAGGCGCAAAGCCTGATGAGTCCCTCTGTCATCTGGCTCTTAGGGTTGTAAGAGTGAAAAGGCTTTCTTTTTGCCAAAGATACACAAAAAATTCTCCCTCCTAAAAtcaaggaggttgtggaatctaaGACTGTTTTAAGGAAGGGTTGAGCCAAGGAGCTTGCCTCAAGTTTATTACAAGTTCAAGCTTTGAGCATCCCtcagaatttgttagtctcaaggtgccacaagtactcctttcctcagAAGA from Lepidochelys kempii isolate rLepKem1 chromosome 3, rLepKem1.hap2, whole genome shotgun sequence encodes the following:
- the CEBPZOS gene encoding protein CEBPZOS, with the translated sequence MEPVARKIFKGVLFLEVAGVAGAYLLFYRMDTSQDFRHTMNRRFPSILEVYYKSNEWAGVYGIRENDRLKWLSGKN